GCAGGAAAGCGTGAGTCTGCGGACACGAAACGTATACTCGAAGAACTCAGGGCTTATTTTATCCCCAATAAAGTGCTGGTTTTCAGACCTGAAGGAAAAGATCCTGAGATTACAAATCTGGCAACGTATACGAAAGACCAGATTCCTATAGAGGGAAAAGCCACTGCATACGTCTGCCAGAATTATGAATGTCAGCATCCTACTACTGAGGTCAATGAGATGTTAAAAATGTTAAATGTATGAATGAAGTATAATTGAGGTTACCGTCAATTAACTATTAAATATTAAAATGGAGGCATGGAAAATGAAAGAATACACACTTGAAGAACTTGCAGAATACAACGGCAAAAACGGCAAGATGTATATTGCCTATCAAGGCCAAGTCTATGATGTTTCAGACAGTTATCTATGGGAGGATGGCATCCACCAGGGACTGCATGATTCAGGAAGGGACCTTACTGAAGAAAT
This region of Methanosarcina flavescens genomic DNA includes:
- a CDS encoding cytochrome b5 domain-containing protein; this encodes MKEYTLEELAEYNGKNGKMYIAYQGQVYDVSDSYLWEDGIHQGLHDSGRDLTEEMDEAPHGPEIFKDFPVIGTLKE